The Herminiimonas arsenitoxidans sequence TTGATATCGCCAGTACCGGCCATGATTTGTGCGCTTCTGATTTGCGCAGCGAGATAAGCAGGGCCAGGCTCGACCTGCGCTAGCCATTTGAGCGCTGCCGGGTAGTCCTTACGATCTTCTGCAATTTGCGAGAGGATCAGCAAGGCTTGCACCGGATCGCGATCATCGTCTGGGCTGTCTTCCAATGCTTTCAGGTATGCGGTCAGGTATTTTTCTGCGGCAGGGATGTCATTGGTCTGTGCGCCGAGGATGCCCATCGCATACAGTATCGTCAAATCGTTGGGATTGGCTTGCAACAGGATGTCGAATTGCGCGCGTGCCTGATCGTATTGCTTGTCGTCGATCAGGATTTTTGCGTAAGCGATACGTACATCACGCGATTTCGGATTGTCTTTCAGGAAATTGGACAGGATTTGCAATGCTTGCGCGCGATCCGGCATCGATTGCGCGACCATCAGGACGGCAATTTCCAGATCCGGCTTCATCTTGAGTGCTGTTTGAGCTTCAGTGCGTGCACGTACGATGTCATTTTTGGCAAAGGCGCTTTGTGCCAATGCAATGTGAGTTTCGACCAAATCTTGATAAGGCGTTGTGATTTCTTCCAATACGGCGAAAGCAGCGTTTTTATCTTTGGTGCTACCTAGCAGACGCTGGATTTGCAGGATGAGCAAGCCGCGTGCTTGCGGACTGGCTTCGCGCAGGCGCTCGACAAAGATCGGTTTGGCTTCCTTCAGATTGTCGCCAAGGACGACCAGACCGAGATAGAACTGGTTGGCTTCATCCGAGTTGGGTGCCAGTTCGTGCCACAAGCGAACGGCTGACAGTGCTTCGCCGACTTGCTTGGCGTTCAGTGCAATTTCTGCTGCGCGTCGTGCCAAGCGTGGATCGCGTGTTTCTTGTGCGGTGGAGAGCATCGTTACATAGGGCAACTGCCAATCACCACGCTGATAAGTCAGCTCGGCACGTAACAATTTGTACATCAGTTCGCTAGTCAGCGGAACGGATGGTAGCGGGTCATCAGCCTTGTTGCTGGCGGCTTTTTTTTCGGCAGAAGGTTTGGCGACGATCGGCGTCTGCTCGTCTTGAGCAATAGGTTTGTCTCGCGCTTGTACTTGCGCCAAGGGTTGAGCCTGCAGATCGGCACCAGCCGAGAACAGGACTGACAGCGTTACAATGACAAGGGCATTTTTCAATTGAAGTCCATGCAAATAGAGCAAGCTTTTATTCTACGCTCAACCGTCGTGCAATGCGCTACCTCGGTAGCATTGTTTAAATCATCAAGGAAACCGCAGTCGCCATGCCTGAATTACCTGAAGTTGAAGTAACGCGTCGCGGCGTTGCCCCGCATCTGGAAGGACAAATCGTTACCGGTGTGGAGTTGCGCCATACCGGTTTGCGCTGGCCATTCCCCACTGCCTTATCGCAGACCTTAGCCGGACATACGGTGCGTAGTACGGGTAGACGCGGAAAATATCTATTGGTTCATTTTGATCATGGCACGCTGATTATTCATTTGGGTATGTCTGGTCATCTGCGTATCTTGCCGTCGGATGTACCGCCCAAGAAGCATGATCATTTCGATTTGCAAGTCGGGAGTCAGGTTTTGCGCTTGAGCGATCCCCGTCGATTCGGTGCGGTGTTGTGGCATCCCGCCGCAGATGGTGCGGTGGAAAATCATTTGCTGCTGCGGACGTTGGGCGTCGAACCGCTGGAAGAATTGTTTACTGCGCAATGGCTGTATCGTCAAACGCGTAGCCGCACTTCTGCAATCAAGCAGGTGTTGCTGGCCGGCGACATCGTTGTCGGTGTCGGAAACATCTATGCATCAGAGAGTTTGTTCCAGGCGCGTATCAATCCCAAGACGCCGGCGCACCGTATCGGCCTGGTGCGTTATGAGCGTTTGGCTGAGGCGATACGCCAGATCTTGGCTGCTGCTATAGAGCAGGGTGGCAGTACTTTGAAAGATTTCATCGGGGTAAACGGGCAGTCCGGTTACTTTCAGCAAAACTATTTTGCCTATGCACGTGCAGGGGAGCCTTGCCGTATTTGCAATACACCGATCAAGCAAATCGTGCAGGGCCAGCGCTCGACCTTTTACTGTCCAAATTGTCAAAAGTAGGTAGCAGTGCTAGTGTCGCTCTGGGCGCACGTCATAAAACAAGATAAAAGAGGTTCACGTGAGTAATCTGGTGCAAAAGTTTCAGGAATACAGTGACTGGCGCAATGGCGTCAAAAGCGCACTGGAACGCTATCGCGATTGCGTGGATGTTGGCGACCTGTCTGATAGCGCCAGCGATCAGCGTTTTCTGCAAACGCTTTCTCGCCTGAATGAAGATAAATTATCGATTGCCTTCGTCGCTGAATTTTCGCGCGGTAAATCGGAGTTGATCAACGCGATTTTCTTTGCTGATTACGGTCAGCGCATTTTGCCGACCTCTGCCGGTCGCACCACGATGTGTCCGACCGAATTGCTGTATGACGAAACTTTCCCGCCTTCGATACGTTTGCTGCCGATAGAAACGCGTGCCGAAGCGCAATCGACCAGCGATTTCAAGACACAGAATCAAGTGTGGACTGTATTGCCGCTCGATACTTCGTCTGCGGACGGCATGTTGGAAGCCTTCAAGCAAGTCAGTTTGACCAAGCGCGTACCGATAGAAGAAGCGGCGCGTTACGGCTTGTACGATGAAACCGATCTCGACATGGTGATGGCAGTGGATGACGAAGGCATGGTGGAGATTTCGCAATGGCGTCATGCGATCGTGAACTTCCCGCATCCTTTGTTGCAACAAGGTTTGGTCATCGTCGATACGCCGGGTTTGAATGCGATCGGTACTGAACCTGAGCTGACGTTGAACTTGATCCCGAATGCACATGCAGTGCTATTTATTCTGGCTGCAGATACCGGCGTGACCAAAAGCGATATCGATATCTGGCGCAATCACATTGGCGGTACGGGTGCCGGTCGCATGGTGGTCTTGAACAAGATCGACAGCATGTGGGATGAGCTGCGTACACCTGCTGAAGTCGAGCAACAGATACGCATGCAAGTTACCAGCGTGGCGCAAACGCTGGATCTGTCCGAGCGCCAGATATTCCCGGTCTCTGCGCAAAAAGGCCTGGTTGGCAAAATCAACCTTGATGCACCGTTGCTGGCCAAGAGTCGTTTGCCTACGCTGGAAAACGCATTGTCCAACGAGCTGCTACCGGCCAAGCAAGACATCATCCGTACGCAATTGATGGCAGAGGTCAATGAACTCACTTCGTCCAAGCAAGCCTTGCTGTCGTCGCGTGTGCGCAATGTGGTGGAGCAATTGATCGAGCTGAAAAGCTTGCGTGGCAAGAACCAGAATATCTTGCAACATATGATGAAGCGCATCGATATGGAGAAAACGGAATTCGATGGCAGCTTGTTTAAATTACAGGCGACGCGTTCCGTATTCGCACGCTTGTCGACGGAAGTGTTTACGCATCTCGGTATGGGTGTGTTGAAAGACAATATCAACAAGACGCGCGATGCGATGGAGAAAAGTAAATTCTCTTCAGGCTTGCGTCAGGCGGTCAGGGAATTCTTCCAGCAGGCTTTGCACAACCTGGATTTGTCTTCGCAAAAAACGGATGAAATCGGCGAAATGATGGCGGTCATGTACCGCAAGTTTTCGACCGAGCATGGTCTGGCCTTGTCGACACCGATGCCGTTTTCGCTGGAAAAATACAGCAAGGAAATCTTGATGATCGAACAGCTGTATCACAAGCAGTTCGGTGCAGCGACCATCCTGACTACGCCACAAGTGGTGTTGATGCAGAAGTTTTTCGACTCCATCGCATCGCGTGTCAAACAAAGCTTCTTGCAAGCCAATCGTGATGTGGAAGCCTGGTTGAAAGTAGTAATGGCACCGCTGGAGGCTCAAATCGGTGAGCACAAAGTGCAATTGAAGCGTCGCAAGAAATCGATAGAGAAAATCCACGTAGCCACTGATAGTCTGGAAGAAAAAGTGCTGGCATTTGAGCAAATGCAATTTGAGTTGGATACGCAACGCGCAGCATTGACGCGTTTGGAAAATGAATTGAAGACGGCGATCATGGCGCAGTTGGATTCTTACAAAGCGGCGGCCTAGATCTAGATGAAACGTGTAGTCAGTGAACAAAGCAGTGCAGCAGTCTCCCCGGATAAATTATTAAAGGAAGCGGCTGCAACATTAGCCGATCCGAGTTTTTCCCTCGATGTGATTACATGGCAAAAGCAGTATGGTCGCCATGCCTTGCCTTGGCAGAATACGCGGGATGCGTATCGCGTCTGGTTATCAGAGATCATGTTGCAGCAGACGCAAGTTGCGGCGGTGATTCCGTATTACCTGCGCTTTCTTGAAACCTTTCCTACAGTCCAGTCGTTAGCCGCCGCATCCTCGGAGGAGGTGATGTCGCATTGGAGCGGATTGGGCTATTACTCGCGTGCGCGCAATTTGCATAAATGCGCGCAGACGATAGTTACTGAATACGGTGGTGTCTTTCCTAGCGATCCTGCGTTGCTGGAACAGTTGACGGGCATAGGTCGTTCAACGGCGGCGGCAATTTCTGCATTTTCCTACGGTACGCGCGCTGCGATTCTGGACGGTAACGTCAAACGCGTATTCGCACGCGTGTTTGGCGTTGAGCGTTATCCAGGTGAGAAAGCGGTTGAAAATGAAATGTGGTTGCGCGCCGTCGCCTTGTTACCAGAGAGTGACGTAGAGGCGTACACGCAAGGCTTGATGGATTTGGGCGCAACCTTGTGCACACGCAATCGTCCATCTTGCCAACGTTGTCCCTTGGCGCATCGCTGCGTGGCTTATGCGAGCGGCCGCACCAATGAACTGCCGGTACGCAAACCGAAAAAAGCCGTGCCAGAAAAAGAGACGACGATGTTGCTCATCGTGGATAAGAATCAAGTCTTGCTGGAGCAGCGTCCGGATAAAGGAATTTGGGGCGGCTTGTTATCGCTGCCGGAAATCGCATCTGAGACAGACGGAGACGCTACACATTTTGATGCAGCCTTGGCACTGGCGATTGCACCATTCGGTGTGAGCGCATCGTTGGAAAAGTTGCCTATGTTTACCCACGTGTTCACACATTTCAAACTGCATGTGACGCCGTATCGCATAGCATTGGCGCGTCGCCTGGAACGCGCTGGACAAGACAATTACGTTTGGTATCCAGCAGATAAGATGGTTGATGCGCCATTGCCAGCACCGGTTAAGAAGTTGTTGCTTGCAGTATTTCGCGAGCCGGATTTGTTGTCCTGATAGTCTTGCTTCAGATGATTTGATGCTGTTGCAAGTATTGCTGAATGATCGTCAAGCGGGTTTGCGGATCGTTTAGCTCTAATAATTTCTGCCGTGCTTTCAACGGTATCGGCAGAATCTCACTCCATCGATTTGCCACCCAGCCTGCATCGTTCAGATGCAGCGTTTCTGCAAACGGACTTTCAAAATCCGGGCCTTGTTCGGCTCGACCTTTGACATTGATGTCGTGGATGATGAGCTTGAGTGTATCGGCGCAGGGTTCATATTGTTTCGTCACTAAGCTAGGGCCGTCGTGGTCTAGCATCTCAACGCGCGCTTCCAGATGCTGATCCTTGTGTACGCGTGTTTCCAGAATGCGAAAGCGTGCGCCACCTTCCGTGCGCAATAACAGTACACCGAGTTGCGGTGCATTCCAGTCTGTGATGTGTGC is a genomic window containing:
- the mutY gene encoding A/G-specific adenine glycosylase encodes the protein MKRVVSEQSSAAVSPDKLLKEAAATLADPSFSLDVITWQKQYGRHALPWQNTRDAYRVWLSEIMLQQTQVAAVIPYYLRFLETFPTVQSLAAASSEEVMSHWSGLGYYSRARNLHKCAQTIVTEYGGVFPSDPALLEQLTGIGRSTAAAISAFSYGTRAAILDGNVKRVFARVFGVERYPGEKAVENEMWLRAVALLPESDVEAYTQGLMDLGATLCTRNRPSCQRCPLAHRCVAYASGRTNELPVRKPKKAVPEKETTMLLIVDKNQVLLEQRPDKGIWGGLLSLPEIASETDGDATHFDAALALAIAPFGVSASLEKLPMFTHVFTHFKLHVTPYRIALARRLERAGQDNYVWYPADKMVDAPLPAPVKKLLLAVFREPDLLS
- a CDS encoding dynamin family protein, yielding MSNLVQKFQEYSDWRNGVKSALERYRDCVDVGDLSDSASDQRFLQTLSRLNEDKLSIAFVAEFSRGKSELINAIFFADYGQRILPTSAGRTTMCPTELLYDETFPPSIRLLPIETRAEAQSTSDFKTQNQVWTVLPLDTSSADGMLEAFKQVSLTKRVPIEEAARYGLYDETDLDMVMAVDDEGMVEISQWRHAIVNFPHPLLQQGLVIVDTPGLNAIGTEPELTLNLIPNAHAVLFILAADTGVTKSDIDIWRNHIGGTGAGRMVVLNKIDSMWDELRTPAEVEQQIRMQVTSVAQTLDLSERQIFPVSAQKGLVGKINLDAPLLAKSRLPTLENALSNELLPAKQDIIRTQLMAEVNELTSSKQALLSSRVRNVVEQLIELKSLRGKNQNILQHMMKRIDMEKTEFDGSLFKLQATRSVFARLSTEVFTHLGMGVLKDNINKTRDAMEKSKFSSGLRQAVREFFQQALHNLDLSSQKTDEIGEMMAVMYRKFSTEHGLALSTPMPFSLEKYSKEILMIEQLYHKQFGAATILTTPQVVLMQKFFDSIASRVKQSFLQANRDVEAWLKVVMAPLEAQIGEHKVQLKRRKKSIEKIHVATDSLEEKVLAFEQMQFELDTQRAALTRLENELKTAIMAQLDSYKAAA
- a CDS encoding tetratricopeptide repeat protein, encoding MKNALVIVTLSVLFSAGADLQAQPLAQVQARDKPIAQDEQTPIVAKPSAEKKAASNKADDPLPSVPLTSELMYKLLRAELTYQRGDWQLPYVTMLSTAQETRDPRLARRAAEIALNAKQVGEALSAVRLWHELAPNSDEANQFYLGLVVLGDNLKEAKPIFVERLREASPQARGLLILQIQRLLGSTKDKNAAFAVLEEITTPYQDLVETHIALAQSAFAKNDIVRARTEAQTALKMKPDLEIAVLMVAQSMPDRAQALQILSNFLKDNPKSRDVRIAYAKILIDDKQYDQARAQFDILLQANPNDLTILYAMGILGAQTNDIPAAEKYLTAYLKALEDSPDDDRDPVQALLILSQIAEDRKDYPAALKWLAQVEPGPAYLAAQIRSAQIMAGTGDINGARNLLSHLKPEGQREQIQIIVADAQLLRDANRIPEAMTVLNNGLKRFPDDTGLLYDHAMLAEKANRYDLMETSLRKIIRLAPDNQHAYNALGYSFADRNIHLQEARTLIEKALKIAPEDPFIMDSMGWVLFRQGHLPEAESYLRRAYAIRPDVEIGVHLGEVLWVKGEKADAQKLWRDANQKDPKSDLLKSTLTRLRAQL
- a CDS encoding LON peptidase substrate-binding domain-containing protein, translated to MSDNEHWLPLFPLNTVLFPGGILPLKVFETRYVDMVRDCMKRESPFGVVLIKSGQEVGTAAEPENVGCLAHITDWNAPQLGVLLLRTEGGARFRILETRVHKDQHLEARVEMLDHDGPSLVTKQYEPCADTLKLIIHDINVKGRAEQGPDFESPFAETLHLNDAGWVANRWSEILPIPLKARQKLLELNDPQTRLTIIQQYLQQHQII
- the mutM gene encoding bifunctional DNA-formamidopyrimidine glycosylase/DNA-(apurinic or apyrimidinic site) lyase codes for the protein MPELPEVEVTRRGVAPHLEGQIVTGVELRHTGLRWPFPTALSQTLAGHTVRSTGRRGKYLLVHFDHGTLIIHLGMSGHLRILPSDVPPKKHDHFDLQVGSQVLRLSDPRRFGAVLWHPAADGAVENHLLLRTLGVEPLEELFTAQWLYRQTRSRTSAIKQVLLAGDIVVGVGNIYASESLFQARINPKTPAHRIGLVRYERLAEAIRQILAAAIEQGGSTLKDFIGVNGQSGYFQQNYFAYARAGEPCRICNTPIKQIVQGQRSTFYCPNCQK